Proteins from a genomic interval of Pecten maximus chromosome 13, xPecMax1.1, whole genome shotgun sequence:
- the LOC117341366 gene encoding gamma-gliadin B-like yields the protein MTGDLQRAISSKTQAKPPGRVIPWGSSSKTLTNLEPTVQLLQRPTPLQQARPTTQQPCPTSRQPRQTQQARPTPQQPQVPHEQQNPGPQLPPCPVPQPHSYHQQQTMAMLKEVLSGMTNINRKITTLEKRMASLEGKTDLMVEQQNLRQQIAPAAEISEDEIPIVFADVAIDEEILHGMRCQVNSAGNFRKLLSERMFPELFGPTTFG from the coding sequence GCAAAACCACCAGGACGCGTCATACCCTGGGGATCCTCGTCAAAGACCCTGACAAATCTGGAACCGACTGTGCAGCTACTGCAGCGCCCGACACCACTACAACAAGCACGCCCGACAACACAACAACCATGCCCGACATCACGACAACCACGCCAGACACAACAAGCACGCCCGACACCACAACAACCACAAGTACCACACGAGCAACAAAACCCAGGACCCCAGCTGCCACCGTGCCCTGTTCCTCAGCCGCATTCATACCACCAGCAACAGACTATGGCCATGCTGAAGGAGGTACTTTCCGGAATGACAAATATCAACCGGAAAATAACCACATTAGAGAAGAGGATGGCATCATTGGAGGGGAAAACGGACCTTATGGTCGAACAACAAAACCTGCGACAACAGATTGCCCCGGCAGCAGAAATCTCGGAGGATGAGATTCCGATAGTGTTCGCCGACGTCGCCATAGACGAGGAGATTCTGCATGGTATGAGGTGCCAGGTCAACTCAGCTGGGAACTTCCGCAAACTTTTATCTGAGAGGATGTTTCCAGAACTGTTTGGGCCGACAACCTTCGGTTAG
- the LOC117341367 gene encoding PR domain zinc finger protein 5-like — translation MSSIEEITIRYANPRFSNLDELRKWADDLGIIHFPAIINRISDLQALEGDPMDIQSVDQTIYTSLLEIDDPEEVKERAKFNNLGSHEMAAKRIRELCEHCCEHCTSVFTRKSSLARHMESVHARKAFECHKCEKKFSSNFNRVRQQKMCTEKTLILRSFNCSVCNASLPTLAELKKHSVFHIQEHNREFEPMPGPSREPMPGPSHESFPYILSPCPLSDSESDDETTAISAPMSSKKIYL, via the coding sequence ATGTCTAGTATAGAGGAAATCACTATACGTTATGCTAACCCCCGTTTTAGCAATTTGGATGAACTAAGGAAGTGGGCTGATGATCTAGGAATCATTCACTTTCCTGCTATTATTAATCGCATTAGCGATTTACAGGCATTGGAAGGAGATCCAATGGATATTCAATCCGTTGACCAGACTATCTACACAAGTCTGCTGGAGATTGACGACCCTGAGGAAGTGAAAGAAAGGGCCAAGTTTAACAATCTTGGTAGCCATGAAATGGCTGCGAAAAGAATCCGTGAGTTGTGCGAACATTGCTGTGAACATTGTACAAGTGTGTTTACCAGGAAAAGCTCTCTGGCCAGACACATGGAAAGTGTGCATGCAAGGAAAGCATTTGAGTGCCACAAATGTGAGAAGAAATTCTCATCGAACTTTAACAGAGTTCGACAGCAAAAGATGTGTACCGAGAAAACTTTAATACTACGCAGCTTCAATTGTAGCGTGTGTAATGCCAGCCTACCCACTCTGGCGGAATTAAAGAAACATTCTGTGTTTCACATTCAAGAACACAACAGAGAATTTGAGCCTATGCCGGGACCATCTCGTGAGCCAATGCCGGGACCATCACATGAGTCATTTCCCTACATTCTCTCTCCATGCCCTTTATCGGATAGCGAATCTGACGATGAAACCACTGCGATATCTGCACCAATGTcatcaaaaaaaatatacttgtAG